The Candidatus Acidiferrales bacterium genome has a segment encoding these proteins:
- a CDS encoding helix-turn-helix domain-containing protein → MEKFSEYLRAQREERKIRLSDVAVQTRISLKFLEAIEDGNFEILPETYIRAFIRDYAKAIGLDPDETVGLFNQHVEALKAAAEQVVISDTDKASPTPISLTNAQKIFAGIIGLGILIGLSYLAFSPSKKQPVDVNAYESMEEVNQKKFDSAYTAATTTKPIVKGDSARLVLSATDTVWVNLVIDEGKTYDLLMRPGNRFAFWGRRKFNMTIGNAGGLVLSLNGHEIPPLGKPGIVIRNVTILKDGSIKK, encoded by the coding sequence ATGGAAAAATTTTCCGAATATTTAAGGGCTCAAAGGGAAGAAAGAAAAATTCGGTTATCTGATGTCGCCGTACAAACAAGGATCAGTTTGAAGTTCCTTGAGGCGATTGAGGATGGGAATTTCGAAATCCTGCCGGAAACTTACATCAGGGCATTCATAAGGGATTATGCCAAAGCTATCGGCCTCGATCCCGACGAAACGGTAGGATTATTCAATCAGCATGTCGAAGCATTGAAGGCCGCGGCGGAACAGGTCGTCATTTCTGATACAGACAAAGCGAGCCCGACTCCGATTAGTCTTACCAATGCGCAGAAGATTTTCGCCGGAATAATAGGTTTAGGGATATTGATCGGGCTCTCTTATCTGGCGTTTTCTCCGAGCAAGAAGCAACCGGTTGATGTTAATGCTTATGAAAGCATGGAAGAGGTAAATCAGAAGAAATTCGATTCTGCCTATACGGCTGCGACCACGACCAAGCCGATTGTAAAAGGGGACAGCGCAAGGCTGGTTTTGAGTGCCACCGACACCGTATGGGTTAATCTCGTCATCGACGAAGGAAAAACATATGACCTATTGATGAGACCGGGAAATCGCTTCGCGTTCTGGGGGAGAAGAAAATTCAACATGACAATCGGGAATGCAGGCGGTCTGGTCTTGTCGCTCAACGGCCATGAGATTCCGCCGCTGGGAAAACCGGGAATTGTCATCCGAAACGTCACCATCCTCAAAGACGGCTCGATCAAGAAGTGA
- the ligA gene encoding NAD-dependent DNA ligase LigA: MKSPAIQKDLKSEIEKLRRQIRDHDYRYYVMAQPSITDYEYDQLMKELAELESQHPELVTPDSPTQRVGGEPAKEFKRVRHAQPMLSLEKIDASDHPTRDEEPDREKRHMMQDEATLPKLKEFDTTIRKYLKTDRVEYVLEPKVDGVSIGVHYRGGKLALGVTRGDGQYGDDITANLRTVRAIPLELKLKDPPALLEVRGEAYMSTKDFETLNKKLESEGEKSFPNARNATAGALKQLDPQLVAQRPISAVFYGVGAREGINFETHAEMLESLKQYGLPTQRKWWLCKGVDEVLRRYRDDVVCRYDEKCDLRSELPYEIDGVVIKVNRMTDWEKIPGKSRAPGYAIVHKPIPWITPAETLLKGITVQVGRTGVLTPVAELEPVFLQGSTISRATLHNEDEIRRKDIRIGDTVVIRKAGMVIPEVVEVIKGKRPKDAKEFDLFRYIGGKCPACGGAIVKEKVSAGDKKEVAWRCRNVAGCPAQKTRRVEYFAYRKALDIESLGGTVAEKLVERGLVNEPLDLFDLTVEQLAKLNLGTDDEPRVFGEKNAAKVIEALKRARTLPLDRWIHALAIPDVGEATARQLAQVHQSLDELAASPILKDLRDLGAMKTERDMVSPKSRRNPSKNLTELKSRQKKYEDLIRGISEIENRLAKFKKNLAEVGPVAAASVLDFFSSPGGKRILQRLHKLHIQPSGVPKAKGESSSLTGKTFVLTGTLSSLSRDEASELIRSAGGSVTSSVSKNTGYVVAGENPGSKFDKAQELKIRILTEKEFLKIINRD; this comes from the coding sequence GTGAAGAGTCCCGCGATTCAAAAGGATCTAAAATCAGAGATTGAAAAACTGCGACGGCAGATCCGCGACCATGATTATCGGTACTACGTCATGGCACAGCCGTCAATCACCGACTATGAATATGACCAGCTGATGAAAGAACTGGCGGAGCTTGAGTCGCAGCATCCGGAGCTTGTCACGCCCGATTCTCCAACGCAGCGGGTCGGCGGCGAGCCGGCGAAAGAATTCAAGCGTGTAAGACATGCCCAGCCGATGTTGTCATTGGAGAAAATTGACGCATCGGATCATCCGACAAGAGATGAGGAACCTGATCGTGAGAAGCGGCATATGATGCAAGATGAAGCAACTCTTCCAAAGCTGAAGGAATTCGACACTACGATAAGGAAATATCTGAAGACCGATCGCGTCGAGTATGTTCTTGAGCCGAAAGTTGACGGAGTCTCAATCGGTGTTCACTACCGCGGCGGAAAGCTGGCTTTGGGAGTGACCCGGGGAGACGGTCAGTATGGCGACGACATTACCGCGAACCTGCGAACCGTCCGTGCGATTCCTCTCGAGTTGAAGTTGAAAGATCCACCTGCGCTGTTAGAAGTTCGCGGCGAAGCTTATATGTCCACGAAAGATTTTGAGACGCTGAACAAAAAGCTGGAATCTGAAGGAGAAAAAAGTTTTCCGAACGCGCGCAATGCGACCGCAGGTGCGCTGAAACAACTCGATCCGCAGCTTGTCGCACAGCGGCCGATCAGCGCAGTGTTTTATGGCGTCGGGGCTCGTGAAGGAATAAATTTTGAAACACATGCGGAAATGCTTGAATCCTTGAAGCAATATGGTCTTCCGACGCAGCGAAAATGGTGGCTCTGCAAAGGAGTTGACGAAGTGCTCAGGCGATATCGGGACGATGTCGTGTGCAGATATGATGAGAAATGTGACCTGCGGAGCGAGCTGCCGTATGAAATCGACGGGGTCGTCATAAAAGTAAATCGCATGACAGATTGGGAGAAAATTCCGGGGAAGAGCCGCGCCCCGGGCTATGCGATCGTTCACAAACCTATTCCGTGGATCACGCCGGCGGAAACTTTGCTCAAAGGAATCACCGTGCAAGTCGGTCGTACCGGCGTTCTAACACCGGTGGCGGAGTTGGAGCCGGTTTTCCTTCAGGGCTCGACTATTTCCCGGGCCACATTGCACAACGAGGATGAAATCAGGCGCAAAGATATCAGGATTGGAGACACTGTCGTTATTCGAAAGGCGGGCATGGTGATCCCAGAGGTAGTCGAAGTCATCAAAGGGAAAAGGCCTAAAGATGCAAAGGAATTTGACCTCTTTAGATACATCGGCGGCAAGTGTCCAGCATGCGGAGGTGCGATTGTAAAAGAAAAAGTCTCGGCAGGCGACAAGAAGGAAGTCGCATGGCGTTGCCGGAACGTTGCCGGCTGCCCGGCCCAGAAGACGCGCCGCGTCGAGTATTTCGCCTATCGAAAAGCACTTGACATCGAGTCGCTCGGCGGCACCGTAGCAGAAAAATTGGTTGAGCGAGGACTCGTGAATGAGCCTCTCGATTTGTTCGATCTAACTGTAGAACAGCTTGCTAAACTCAACTTGGGCACCGATGATGAGCCGCGCGTATTCGGCGAGAAAAATGCTGCGAAAGTGATTGAAGCGTTGAAGCGTGCGCGCACTCTGCCGCTCGACCGATGGATCCACGCGCTTGCGATACCGGATGTCGGCGAAGCGACCGCGAGGCAACTTGCTCAGGTTCACCAGTCGCTGGACGAGCTTGCTGCTTCACCGATACTGAAAGATCTCAGGGACCTCGGAGCGATGAAGACGGAGCGTGACATGGTTTCACCGAAGTCGCGCAGAAATCCGTCTAAGAATTTGACGGAACTTAAGTCGAGGCAAAAGAAATATGAGGACCTTATCCGCGGGATCTCAGAAATTGAAAATCGTCTGGCGAAATTCAAAAAGAATCTTGCGGAGGTTGGACCTGTCGCCGCTGCTTCGGTGCTTGATTTCTTTTCATCCCCGGGCGGGAAGAGAATTCTCCAGCGGCTTCACAAACTTCACATTCAGCCATCCGGTGTTCCGAAAGCAAAAGGTGAGTCAAGCTCCTTGACGGGCAAAACATTCGTTCTGACGGGCACGCTTTCTTCTCTTTCGCGCGACGAGGCGTCCGAGTTGATAAGAAGTGCCGGGGGGAGTGTCACAAGTTCTGTAAGTAAGAATACCGGCTATGTCGTCGCCGGTGAGAATCCGGGTTCCAAATTCGATAAAGCGCAGGAGCTTAAAATACGAATTTTAACGGAAAAAGAATTTTTGAAAATCATCAATAGAGATTAA
- a CDS encoding STAS domain-containing protein: MKTKIFEIENHKGRAVLRLKFDKLDTQVSPQLKAEFLIVCQSPLKKLIVDMTTVKSCDSSGLSALLVAERLMRELKGEIHLVIPNQDVRNLFKITQLEKVFSIHPTADAVS, from the coding sequence ATGAAAACGAAAATATTCGAGATTGAAAATCACAAAGGACGTGCCGTCTTGCGGTTGAAGTTCGATAAACTGGACACTCAAGTTTCGCCGCAGCTCAAGGCGGAGTTTCTTATCGTCTGTCAATCGCCGCTGAAGAAATTGATTGTCGATATGACCACGGTGAAATCGTGTGACTCGTCAGGGCTGAGCGCGTTGCTTGTCGCCGAAAGGCTGATGCGGGAACTCAAAGGGGAAATTCATCTTGTCATACCGAACCAGGACGTGCGAAATCTTTTCAAGATTACCCAGTTAGAAAAAGTTTTTTCAATCCATCCAACGGCCGACGCCGTCAGCTGA
- a CDS encoding sodium:solute symporter — protein MGFKSIDYVIVFAYLIGVTIFGILTGGKQTSIKDYFVGGRKIPWLAVSFAIVATETSAITFISIPGLAYLTNLNFLQITIGYIIGRIAIAVLFLPSYYSGELVTAYEFLKSRFGDRTRNYASVVFLVTRTLATGVRLFTTAIPLAIIFRAYEMFSGYSDSFVYAVAIVIITVFTFAYTYTGGIKAVIWTDIIQMFVYIGGASVALYIMLSHLPSGWDSAMALVKSKLQFINWGFGGGLAHFFTIKYTFVASVLGGAFLSMASHGTDQLIVQRLLATDSLKNSRKAVIASGFFVAIQFLFFLIIGISLYAFYNAYPFNDGDQIFPKFIVEQLPSGLSGIIVAGLFASAMGSLSGSISSLASSTLVDLYKPYFGKSNSEEDDLRLSRLFSLIWTIILVATAFIFLSSNESVIEVALSIASVTYGGLLGTFLLGVLFKKPRQIDAMVGFTAGLLMLLYVFFFTPIAWTWYTLIGSLTTIVVGLFSSLFGRVEAV, from the coding sequence GTGGGTTTTAAGTCCATTGACTATGTAATCGTCTTTGCGTATCTCATCGGCGTCACCATCTTTGGAATATTGACCGGCGGAAAGCAAACCAGCATCAAAGACTATTTTGTGGGAGGGAGGAAAATCCCGTGGCTTGCCGTGTCGTTTGCCATAGTCGCGACGGAAACAAGCGCGATAACGTTCATCTCAATTCCCGGCCTGGCCTATCTGACAAATCTTAATTTCCTTCAGATTACAATCGGATACATCATCGGACGGATTGCTATTGCAGTTCTTTTCCTGCCGTCATATTACAGCGGTGAACTCGTTACCGCTTACGAGTTTTTGAAAAGCCGTTTCGGCGACAGGACCCGCAATTATGCCTCCGTCGTCTTCCTAGTGACGAGGACGCTTGCAACCGGCGTCCGGCTCTTCACTACGGCGATTCCTCTCGCAATCATATTCAGGGCATACGAAATGTTCTCCGGGTACTCCGATTCTTTTGTTTATGCGGTCGCAATCGTCATCATCACTGTTTTTACTTTTGCATATACCTACACCGGTGGAATCAAGGCGGTTATCTGGACAGACATCATTCAGATGTTTGTTTATATCGGGGGTGCCTCTGTGGCGTTGTACATCATGCTGTCCCATCTTCCAAGCGGCTGGGATAGCGCTATGGCGTTGGTGAAGTCGAAATTACAATTTATCAACTGGGGATTCGGCGGCGGCCTGGCCCACTTCTTCACGATCAAGTATACCTTCGTCGCGAGCGTCCTCGGCGGTGCGTTTCTCTCCATGGCCTCACACGGGACAGACCAGCTTATAGTCCAAAGGCTCCTGGCAACGGACTCTTTGAAAAATAGCAGGAAAGCGGTTATAGCAAGCGGCTTCTTCGTAGCAATTCAGTTTCTGTTTTTCTTGATAATTGGAATATCGCTTTACGCTTTTTACAATGCGTATCCGTTCAACGATGGCGACCAGATTTTTCCGAAGTTCATAGTCGAGCAGCTTCCAAGCGGACTGAGCGGAATAATTGTGGCTGGACTCTTCGCGAGCGCGATGGGATCGCTCAGCGGCTCCATAAGCTCGCTGGCATCCTCGACTCTGGTGGATCTTTACAAGCCGTACTTCGGCAAAAGCAATAGCGAAGAAGATGACCTCAGACTCTCCAGACTTTTCAGCCTCATCTGGACCATCATACTCGTCGCAACCGCTTTTATTTTCCTGAGCTCGAACGAATCGGTCATCGAGGTCGCCCTTTCCATTGCATCGGTAACTTACGGAGGACTGCTCGGTACATTTCTTCTCGGTGTATTGTTCAAGAAGCCCCGGCAGATTGACGCCATGGTCGGATTTACAGCGGGTTTGCTGATGCTCCTTTATGTTTTTTTCTTCACGCCGATTGCATGGACCTGGTACACGTTGATCGGCTCCTTAACTACGATTGTCGTAGGATTGTTTTCGTCATTGTTTGGAAGAGTGGAAGCAGTATGA
- a CDS encoding PQQ-binding-like beta-propeller repeat protein has product MIREAAKAQEHKGKVKSPWLCPSGTKFIQLLAVSLCTLLVMSCASLRLPRELKTSSAGWAMYGRDAVHSSMTEMTSTRLEQIWNHNVNAGFGNFSPIIKNGIVYVGTLKGEIYALDVVTGKEFASKTFNGAIFSGPAISDSIMVVCSSQSDKNIFAYDIYSGSIIWSKQIADVESSPTILKSEIFVATVKGDFYKFDLQTGAEIFHKNFIGPIRSSPAVDDSLCVFGCDDGNVYGISAVDGRQIWKYDVPQGGIWCSASMNDSSVFIGTNGGRLLALGKDGKLEFDFATDNKILSMPITDERCVYFGCDDGNFYALNIHSGALIWKVHIDAPITSSASQTTNQVFFGGLDKNLYVIEKSDGKVAQEISLPGRVRTQPAIWKNHLVVGAEDSDVYGFEIK; this is encoded by the coding sequence ATGATTAGAGAAGCTGCAAAGGCACAGGAACACAAAGGGAAAGTTAAGTCTCCATGGCTTTGTCCTTCTGGAACGAAGTTTATACAACTATTGGCAGTATCCCTTTGCACCTTGTTGGTCATGTCCTGCGCATCTCTCAGGCTCCCCCGTGAGCTGAAGACATCGTCGGCAGGTTGGGCTATGTATGGAAGGGATGCGGTCCACAGCTCGATGACTGAAATGACTTCGACGCGCCTGGAACAAATATGGAACCATAATGTAAACGCCGGCTTTGGGAATTTCTCTCCTATTATCAAAAATGGAATCGTTTATGTCGGGACGCTCAAGGGCGAGATTTACGCACTCGATGTTGTTACCGGGAAAGAATTTGCGTCCAAAACCTTTAACGGAGCTATTTTTTCGGGGCCGGCAATTTCCGACAGCATCATGGTTGTCTGTTCGTCCCAATCGGATAAAAACATCTTTGCCTACGACATTTATTCCGGTAGCATAATTTGGTCGAAGCAGATTGCCGATGTCGAATCGTCTCCAACCATTCTCAAGAGCGAAATTTTTGTTGCGACCGTGAAAGGAGATTTTTATAAATTTGATCTGCAAACCGGCGCAGAAATTTTTCATAAAAATTTTATCGGTCCCATTAGATCATCTCCTGCAGTGGATGACAGCCTTTGCGTTTTCGGCTGCGACGATGGAAATGTTTATGGGATAAGTGCGGTTGATGGAAGGCAAATATGGAAGTATGACGTTCCGCAAGGCGGGATATGGTGTTCTGCATCTATGAACGATTCGTCGGTGTTTATAGGTACAAATGGAGGAAGGCTGCTGGCGCTGGGCAAAGATGGAAAATTGGAATTTGATTTCGCAACCGACAATAAGATCCTTTCGATGCCGATCACCGATGAGAGATGCGTCTATTTCGGCTGTGATGACGGAAATTTCTATGCCCTTAACATTCACAGCGGTGCACTTATCTGGAAGGTCCATATTGATGCTCCAATAACAAGTTCCGCTTCTCAGACGACGAACCAGGTTTTCTTTGGCGGGTTGGATAAAAATCTTTATGTTATAGAAAAGAGCGACGGCAAAGTGGCACAGGAAATAAGTCTGCCGGGACGGGTTCGCACTCAGCCTGCTATCTGGAAAAATCATTTGGTCGTCGGCGCGGAAGACTCGGATGTCTATGGCTTTGAAATCAAATGA
- a CDS encoding lysophospholipid acyltransferase family protein: protein MNFSDYLQLLLLRVIGAFLRRFSLKSVHKMAASLGSFFYRHIPIRENVALTNLKLCFPEKGNDEIESILEKSYVNITTVFFEFLYFPEFTKDSLRNVVEFPDESRRLIESALERGRGLILMSGHFSNWELVALAIGAFSPKHFSVVVHPFHNKSVDKFANKYRELLGNSTVPMENSVRASLSTLRENGIVALLADQSAAKESTQAKFFGIDVPTFQGPALFALRTRAAVQFGVLVRKNDGTYRLHLHEIDYSDLPDDSEASVAELTQRHVTALEGFIRECPENWLWFHKRFKHVQIFQEKLREIEET from the coding sequence ATGAATTTCAGTGATTATTTGCAGTTATTGCTCTTAAGAGTTATCGGAGCTTTTCTTCGGCGGTTTTCGTTGAAAAGCGTTCACAAAATGGCCGCGTCGCTTGGAAGTTTTTTTTACCGTCATATTCCGATTCGCGAAAACGTTGCGCTGACTAACTTGAAATTATGTTTCCCTGAAAAGGGAAACGATGAAATAGAATCGATACTTGAAAAATCTTATGTGAACATTACAACGGTGTTCTTTGAGTTCCTCTATTTCCCAGAGTTTACAAAGGACAGTTTGAGAAATGTCGTCGAGTTTCCGGATGAATCGCGGCGCCTGATCGAATCGGCGCTTGAACGAGGACGAGGCCTGATCTTGATGAGCGGGCACTTTTCAAATTGGGAACTCGTCGCTCTTGCGATCGGCGCATTCTCTCCGAAACATTTTTCGGTTGTCGTTCACCCGTTCCACAACAAGTCAGTCGACAAGTTTGCGAACAAATATCGCGAACTTCTCGGCAATTCGACCGTGCCGATGGAAAACTCCGTGCGTGCATCGCTTTCAACTCTTCGAGAAAACGGCATCGTGGCGCTTCTTGCAGATCAAAGTGCAGCAAAGGAGAGCACGCAGGCAAAATTTTTCGGAATCGATGTTCCGACTTTCCAAGGTCCTGCATTATTTGCTCTAAGGACACGCGCGGCCGTACAATTTGGTGTCCTTGTCAGAAAGAATGACGGGACATACCGTCTGCATCTTCATGAGATAGATTACAGTGATCTCCCTGACGACTCGGAGGCAAGCGTTGCGGAGCTGACTCAGCGTCATGTTACTGCGCTCGAAGGATTCATCAGAGAATGTCCGGAAAATTGGCTCTGGTTTCACAAGCGATTCAAACATGTGCAAATTTTCCAGGAAAAACTCCGGGAAATAGAAGAAACGTGA
- a CDS encoding glycosyltransferase family 9 protein produces the protein MKRFLIINTAFLGDVILTLPLVQVLKRAMPGSQIDFVVIPETSDVVRSHPDISNVIVYDKHGKQRSLLSFLLFRNQLRAATYDVVICPHRSLRSCLLARGMRAKIRIGFDNSAMKMCFTNLLPWRFGVHEVDRNLSLLEPLSIMTGELPAIQHERPKIFLAEENVREAEQFITEHKIGGPFAVLAPGTTWQTKRYPAEMMARVAKKLSEKFAAVVIIGGRRDVEILESFHKMSDNIISAIGKFSIMTSAEIIRRSSLMIANDSAPVHIASSFNVPTVAIFGPTVKDFGFYPYHKRSTVIEVRDLGCRPCSIHGGPRCPIGTFDCMKKISPDEIVRKALEILNNG, from the coding sequence GTGAAAAGATTCTTGATAATCAACACTGCCTTTCTAGGAGACGTTATCCTGACATTGCCGCTCGTGCAGGTGTTGAAGCGAGCGATGCCCGGTTCACAGATTGACTTTGTTGTAATTCCGGAAACTTCAGATGTCGTCAGGAGCCATCCCGACATTTCTAATGTCATTGTGTATGACAAACATGGGAAGCAAAGATCGCTTTTATCTTTTCTTCTGTTTCGTAATCAGCTTCGGGCTGCAACCTATGACGTGGTGATTTGTCCGCATAGATCCCTGCGGAGCTGTCTTCTGGCGAGAGGAATGCGGGCAAAAATAAGAATAGGTTTCGATAATTCCGCGATGAAGATGTGCTTCACTAATTTGCTGCCATGGAGATTCGGCGTTCATGAAGTGGACCGGAATCTTTCCCTTCTTGAACCACTTTCGATCATGACCGGTGAACTGCCCGCTATCCAGCACGAACGGCCGAAGATTTTTCTGGCTGAAGAAAATGTCAGGGAGGCGGAGCAGTTCATAACCGAGCACAAAATCGGCGGCCCATTCGCCGTTCTTGCTCCCGGGACTACCTGGCAAACGAAGCGATATCCCGCGGAGATGATGGCGCGGGTGGCGAAAAAATTATCGGAGAAATTTGCGGCGGTCGTTATCATCGGCGGGCGGAGAGACGTGGAGATTCTGGAAAGCTTCCATAAGATGAGCGATAACATTATTTCAGCGATAGGAAAATTTTCAATTATGACATCTGCTGAAATTATCAGACGGTCTTCTCTTATGATTGCAAATGATTCTGCCCCGGTCCATATCGCATCCTCGTTCAATGTCCCGACGGTGGCAATCTTTGGCCCGACAGTAAAAGATTTCGGCTTTTATCCGTACCATAAAAGATCGACGGTCATTGAAGTTAGAGATTTGGGGTGTCGTCCGTGTTCCATCCACGGTGGACCACGATGTCCTATCGGGACTTTCGACTGCATGAAGAAGATTTCGCCGGATGAAATTGTCAGAAAGGCTTTAGAGATCTTGAACAATGGTTAA
- a CDS encoding L-threonylcarbamoyladenylate synthase, with amino-acid sequence MKIVNANKKRSVTEAAQAILDGGVIVYPTETIYGLGANALEPKIVERVFTLKERNKSNSILVLIPDKSAVEELTLEVGEVAEKLMSKFWPGPLTLVFRAAPIVSKILTAGSGKIGIRLSSDEFCRELLNICKIPITSTSANLSGEPNPNSINMINKKVLGAVDLIVDAGTLSSQTPSTVVDVTKGKIVLVREGAIEYNKILEAV; translated from the coding sequence ATGAAAATCGTAAACGCAAATAAAAAACGCTCTGTCACAGAAGCTGCGCAGGCGATCCTGGATGGAGGCGTCATCGTTTATCCTACTGAAACGATATATGGGCTTGGCGCAAATGCTCTCGAGCCGAAAATCGTCGAGCGGGTTTTCACTTTGAAAGAAAGAAATAAATCGAACTCTATTCTTGTTTTGATTCCGGATAAGTCGGCGGTCGAAGAGCTCACGCTGGAGGTTGGCGAGGTCGCTGAAAAATTGATGAGCAAATTTTGGCCTGGTCCGCTGACGCTGGTTTTTAGGGCCGCACCTATCGTCTCCAAAATATTGACGGCAGGATCTGGTAAAATCGGCATACGCCTTTCGAGCGACGAGTTTTGCCGGGAGCTGCTGAATATCTGCAAGATTCCGATAACCTCCACGAGCGCGAATCTGTCGGGCGAGCCCAATCCCAATTCGATAAACATGATAAACAAAAAGGTGTTGGGAGCAGTTGATCTGATCGTTGACGCCGGGACTCTTAGTTCTCAAACTCCGTCAACAGTCGTCGATGTCACCAAAGGGAAAATCGTGCTTGTCAGGGAAGGGGCAATCGAGTACAATAAAATTTTAGAAGCGGTTTGA
- a CDS encoding DNA methyltransferase, producing the protein MKNDPLEKLAERLNSLSVDNFWDVGKFVVEKILPYAKSNKLSEEELYKVLSSYPGFKFQPILLKQCQMYFTYYPDLKKRKLPESFYFELATKVSGDEKRKEYEKAAIQNKWTIIELRKKVREDSLSEREAGRTKFGFDLRAANVWSFDVPDPRFGKQGYKGRIAGQVIANAIYHYTNPGASIVDPFAGDGTLGDVAEKISYFGDRSYKMFDPKPSDERIKQNNVFLTGIPADTNSADYVFINLPDEFYSGNEEMTVALSNFKMKFKTVFRESHRILKVKGKVSVIVAPQIGETGVADYPYEVERIYSDANYKIAGKVFLPERSARRYNYFERKPLVSEMTEMLTFQKMSE; encoded by the coding sequence ATGAAAAACGATCCACTGGAGAAGCTTGCTGAGAGATTAAATTCTCTCTCCGTCGATAATTTCTGGGACGTAGGAAAATTCGTCGTCGAGAAAATTCTGCCTTATGCAAAGTCGAACAAGTTGTCCGAAGAAGAGTTATACAAGGTATTATCGTCTTATCCCGGGTTCAAGTTTCAGCCCATCCTTCTCAAGCAATGCCAGATGTACTTCACTTATTATCCCGATCTGAAAAAGCGAAAATTACCTGAGAGTTTTTATTTTGAGCTCGCCACTAAGGTGAGCGGCGACGAGAAGCGGAAGGAATACGAGAAAGCTGCAATCCAGAATAAGTGGACCATAATCGAGCTTCGGAAGAAAGTGAGGGAAGATTCTCTGAGCGAGCGCGAAGCCGGGCGAACAAAATTCGGGTTCGATCTTCGCGCCGCGAACGTGTGGAGCTTCGACGTCCCTGATCCGCGTTTCGGTAAACAGGGATACAAAGGGAGAATTGCCGGACAGGTAATCGCAAATGCAATCTATCATTATACAAATCCCGGTGCATCCATCGTCGATCCGTTTGCCGGTGATGGCACGCTCGGCGATGTGGCAGAAAAGATTTCTTATTTTGGCGATCGCAGTTATAAAATGTTTGATCCAAAGCCATCCGACGAGCGGATCAAGCAGAACAACGTTTTCTTGACAGGTATCCCTGCGGATACTAATTCAGCTGATTACGTCTTCATAAACTTGCCGGACGAATTCTACTCGGGAAATGAAGAGATGACTGTGGCTCTTTCAAATTTCAAGATGAAATTCAAAACGGTGTTCAGGGAATCGCACAGAATTCTAAAGGTTAAGGGAAAAGTCTCCGTAATTGTCGCGCCTCAGATCGGTGAGACCGGAGTCGCCGATTATCCTTATGAGGTGGAACGGATATATTCCGATGCGAATTACAAAATTGCAGGAAAAGTGTTTTTGCCGGAAAGGTCAGCGCGGCGATACAATTACTTCGAGCGAAAGCCGCTGGTTTCCGAGATGACGGAGATGCTGACATTTCAGAAAATGTCGGAATAA
- a CDS encoding cobalamin B12-binding domain-containing protein, with product MERKIRVLIAKAGLDGHDRGAKVVAAALRDAGMEVIYTGLRQTPEMIVDAAIQEDVDAIGISLLSGAHMTIFPKVLTLMKEKGLNDVLLFGGGIIPDKDIAALKKMGVGELFTPGTSTLDIVAYIRSWKTNR from the coding sequence ATGGAACGAAAGATTCGTGTTCTTATCGCTAAGGCAGGGCTCGATGGTCATGACCGCGGCGCAAAAGTCGTGGCTGCCGCTTTGCGAGATGCAGGGATGGAAGTGATTTACACGGGACTGCGTCAGACACCAGAGATGATCGTCGATGCCGCCATTCAAGAAGATGTAGACGCGATCGGCATCAGCCTTCTGAGCGGCGCGCACATGACGATATTTCCGAAAGTGCTTACTCTCATGAAAGAAAAAGGACTTAACGATGTTCTTCTATTCGGGGGTGGAATTATTCCCGACAAGGATATCGCGGCATTGAAAAAAATGGGCGTCGGCGAATTGTTCACGCCGGGAACCTCGACCTTGGACATAGTGGCCTACATTCGTAGCTGGAAGACTAATCGTTAA